One Candidatus Sericytochromatia bacterium DNA segment encodes these proteins:
- the glsA gene encoding glutaminase A, with the protein MPLPPDPQQLQAALSELLVEFRDLREGQVPAYIPELAKVDPDGFAIVACNAEGQLCGVGEVDQLFTIQSISKPFVYGLGLDDHGRDFVNRRVGVEPTGDAFNSIITLDERSKRPHNPMVNAGAIAMASLIPGENPTERLNRLLDTFGRYVGHRVNVDMSVFMSERTTGHRNRAIAHLMLNFGMIDAQVDEALDLYFQQCAIMVTCRDLAVMAATLANQGINPLTGVRAVQPNHIKDILSVMYTCGMYDYSGEWVYRVGLPAKSGVGGGIIAVVPGRWGLAVFSPRLDSRGNSVRGIA; encoded by the coding sequence GTGCCCCTACCGCCCGATCCCCAGCAGCTTCAAGCCGCCCTGAGCGAATTGCTCGTCGAGTTCCGCGACTTGCGGGAGGGGCAGGTCCCCGCCTACATTCCAGAGCTGGCCAAGGTCGACCCCGATGGCTTCGCCATCGTGGCCTGCAACGCCGAGGGGCAGCTCTGCGGGGTGGGGGAGGTCGACCAGCTCTTCACGATCCAGTCGATCTCGAAGCCCTTCGTCTACGGCCTGGGTCTCGACGACCACGGCCGGGACTTCGTGAACCGCCGCGTGGGGGTGGAGCCGACCGGCGATGCCTTCAATTCAATCATTACCCTGGACGAACGCTCCAAGCGTCCCCACAACCCGATGGTGAACGCCGGGGCGATCGCCATGGCCAGCCTGATTCCGGGGGAGAACCCCACCGAGCGCCTCAACCGCCTGCTCGATACCTTCGGGCGCTACGTCGGCCATCGCGTGAACGTGGACATGTCCGTGTTCATGTCGGAGCGCACGACCGGGCATCGGAACCGGGCGATCGCCCATCTGATGCTGAACTTCGGCATGATCGACGCCCAGGTCGATGAGGCGCTCGACCTGTATTTCCAGCAGTGCGCCATCATGGTCACCTGTCGCGATCTCGCGGTCATGGCCGCCACCCTGGCCAACCAGGGCATCAACCCGCTGACGGGCGTGCGCGCCGTCCAGCCCAATCACATCAAGGACATTCTCAGCGTGATGTACACCTGCGGCATGTACGATTACTCCGGCGAATGGGTCTATCGCGTGGGTCTCCCCGCCAAGAGCGGCGTCGGCGGCGGCATCATCGCCGTGGTGCCGGGTCGCTGGGGGCTCGCCGTGTTCTCGCCGCGGCTGGACTCCCGCGGCAACTCGGTCCGTGGCATCGC
- a CDS encoding ATP-binding protein: protein MRDPAKTKRSARPRGLPRSGNGAGEPPSNGATASPDLAQFAAHHGARLLAGTPAQSRREGKALREEVARFRLDIDQRLRNLARQRLRSERIVEALPVAIAYLGRDLVCTWVNEAFVRMAQRPRHHLIGQSLQAVFPEAPPKLGQSLKNLFRTKKTDTPLQLPFVHVVPGKSSPRHWDVLALPVLGEDAQIEGIVLAIEVTTRVESEQAQAVRIAKLTELDRLKGDFISMVSHELRTPLSAIAGYAEFLEEETNGALTPAQRGYVQAIQTAEARIRGIVDDLLDFARIEAGTFQVEVRPVDLLEVVGHALLLLLPAGQAGRVSTSLGENPPALQVMADPSRLLQVLLNVMGNAIKFTPPGGAVSVSVERHGEDAWVAVHDTGIGIPTAALPHVFDRFYQVDSSSTRARGGVGLGLAIARSQIERQGGQMGVDSEIGRGTTPWFTLPLQPPAGD from the coding sequence ATGCGTGACCCAGCGAAGACAAAGCGTTCGGCGAGGCCTCGTGGACTTCCAAGGAGTGGCAACGGGGCCGGCGAGCCGCCGTCCAACGGGGCAACCGCCAGCCCGGACCTGGCCCAGTTCGCGGCGCACCACGGAGCCCGGCTGCTGGCCGGGACGCCGGCACAGAGCAGGCGAGAGGGCAAGGCGCTGCGAGAAGAGGTGGCCCGCTTCAGGCTCGACATCGACCAGCGACTACGCAATCTGGCGCGTCAGCGCCTCCGCAGCGAACGCATCGTGGAGGCCTTGCCGGTGGCGATCGCCTATCTCGGGCGCGATCTGGTCTGCACCTGGGTGAACGAGGCCTTCGTGCGCATGGCTCAGCGACCGCGCCACCATCTGATCGGCCAATCGCTGCAGGCGGTCTTCCCTGAGGCACCTCCCAAGCTGGGCCAATCCCTCAAGAACCTTTTCAGAACCAAAAAGACCGACACGCCTCTGCAACTTCCCTTTGTCCACGTCGTGCCCGGGAAATCCAGCCCCCGTCACTGGGATGTTCTGGCCTTGCCGGTGTTGGGGGAAGACGCGCAGATCGAGGGCATCGTGCTGGCGATCGAGGTGACGACGCGCGTCGAGAGTGAACAGGCGCAGGCGGTCCGGATCGCCAAGCTCACCGAACTCGACCGCCTGAAGGGCGACTTCATCAGCATGGTGTCGCACGAACTGCGCACGCCCTTGTCGGCGATCGCCGGCTACGCCGAGTTTCTGGAGGAAGAGACCAACGGTGCACTGACGCCTGCCCAGCGCGGCTACGTGCAGGCGATCCAGACCGCGGAAGCCCGCATTCGCGGGATCGTGGATGACCTGCTCGACTTCGCCCGCATCGAGGCAGGCACCTTTCAGGTGGAGGTTCGCCCGGTGGATCTGCTGGAGGTCGTCGGGCACGCGCTGCTCTTGCTCCTGCCGGCGGGCCAGGCCGGACGGGTCAGCACCTCGCTGGGCGAGAATCCGCCGGCCCTGCAGGTCATGGCGGACCCTTCGCGGCTGCTGCAGGTGCTGCTCAATGTGATGGGCAACGCGATCAAGTTCACGCCGCCGGGTGGCGCCGTCAGTGTGAGCGTGGAGCGTCACGGCGAAGACGCCTGGGTGGCGGTGCATGACACCGGCATCGGCATCCCTACCGCCGCGCTGCCGCACGTCTTCGACCGCTTCTATCAGGTGGATTCCAGCAGCACGCGGGCGCGCGGCGGGGTGGGGCTCGGGCTGGCGATCGCCCGCTCCCAGATCGAGCGCCAGGGGGGCCAGATGGGCGTCGACAGCGAGATCGGGCGGGGCACAACACCCTGGTTCACGCTGCCGCTTCAGCCTCCCGCTGGCGATTGA
- a CDS encoding pitrilysin family protein, with amino-acid sequence MQDAPVSKVTLPNGVRVLLDWMPQARSAAIGFWLDTGSCDEPAGLEGACHFLEHMLFKGTARRSALQIAQALEVTGGSLNAFTDKEHTCFHARVPAEDVPEALDVLADMLVASVLDPGELRREKAVVIEEIKMYEDTPDDLAQELTYAKFWPTHALGRPVTGTAASVRQLSRRKLQDFMAQHYTANRLVVAISGQFERDRTLAQLAQALQALPAVGVPKLSPELVSQGGRTLRYRDVEQAQLVVAAPALAITDPDRYTLAVLNAVVGGGMSSRLFQEVREKRGLVYAIGSGESLFRAGGLFAINAGMSPKHLPTVLGLIRETFDQLAQGEVGEAELQQAQRQLKGSLKLALEVPRHRMMRVAQDELYFGRELGMDEMLAAIDAVTPAAVAAMAARLLGPEGLHTTVVGPLRRWPAGLAA; translated from the coding sequence ATGCAAGACGCGCCCGTAAGCAAGGTCACGCTCCCCAACGGGGTGCGCGTTTTACTCGACTGGATGCCGCAGGCGCGCTCCGCCGCGATCGGCTTCTGGCTGGACACCGGCAGCTGCGATGAGCCCGCCGGGCTCGAAGGCGCCTGTCATTTCCTCGAGCACATGCTCTTCAAGGGCACCGCTCGGCGCAGCGCCTTGCAGATTGCCCAGGCCTTGGAGGTGACGGGCGGCTCCCTGAATGCCTTCACGGACAAGGAGCACACCTGTTTTCACGCCCGCGTGCCGGCAGAGGACGTGCCCGAAGCGCTGGACGTGCTGGCGGACATGCTGGTCGCCTCCGTGCTCGACCCCGGTGAACTCCGGCGGGAAAAGGCCGTGGTGATCGAAGAGATCAAGATGTACGAGGACACGCCGGACGACCTCGCGCAGGAACTGACCTACGCCAAATTCTGGCCGACCCACGCGCTCGGCCGACCGGTCACGGGGACGGCCGCCAGCGTGCGCCAGCTGTCCCGCCGCAAACTGCAGGACTTCATGGCGCAGCACTACACCGCCAACCGTCTGGTGGTCGCGATCTCCGGCCAGTTCGAGCGAGACCGCACCCTGGCCCAGCTGGCGCAGGCGCTGCAAGCTTTGCCCGCGGTCGGGGTGCCCAAGCTCTCCCCCGAGCTGGTCTCCCAGGGCGGGCGCACGCTGCGCTACCGGGACGTCGAACAGGCCCAGCTCGTGGTGGCCGCCCCGGCCCTGGCGATCACCGACCCGGACCGCTACACCCTGGCCGTGCTGAATGCGGTGGTGGGCGGCGGGATGAGCAGCCGCCTGTTTCAGGAGGTGCGGGAGAAGCGCGGGCTGGTCTATGCCATCGGCAGCGGCGAATCGCTGTTTCGGGCTGGGGGGCTGTTCGCGATCAACGCCGGAATGAGCCCAAAGCACCTTCCGACCGTGCTGGGCCTGATCCGGGAGACCTTCGACCAGCTGGCCCAGGGCGAGGTCGGCGAGGCCGAGCTGCAGCAGGCTCAGCGCCAGCTGAAAGGGAGCCTCAAGCTGGCCCTGGAGGTCCCCAGGCACCGCATGATGCGCGTCGCACAGGACGAGCTGTATTTCGGGCGAGAGCTGGGCATGGACGAGATGCTGGCCGCGATCGACGCGGTGACCCCGGCGGCCGTCGCCGCCATGGCCGCCCGCTTGCTGGGGCCCGAGGGGCTACACACCACGGTGGTCGGACCGCTGCGGCGCTGGCCCGCAGGCCTCGCAGCCTAG